Below is a window of Cryobacterium sp. PAMC25264 DNA.
CGCTGAGAAGGCCGCCGAACGGGACCGCTTGGCCGCCGGCGGCGAGATCGCCGCGGCATCGAACGACCAGATGCACGAGGGCTACGCCAACCTCATCGACCTGATCACCCAGCTGCCCAGCGACTTCAAGCGTGTCGAGGAATCCGTCGCCGGCATGCACCGGCAGATCGTCAACGACTTCCGCGCGGAGGAACGCCCGATCAGCGAGGTCCTCGACGAGTACCTGTCCAAGACGGATGCGCTGATGTCGTCGACCGCTGAGGGACGCGCGTTCGAGGGCGCCTTCGTGCTGCTGCGCAACGACGACCTGCTCTCCGAACTCAAGAACGACCTCGAGTCGATCCTGCTGCACCCGTTCGCGCTCGAACTGAGCGCCGCGGACCGGCGCAGCTTCATGGGAACCGTGAGCCTCATCCGCAAGGGCGTCGACGACGTGCTCACGCAGCGCAACGGCCTGACCACGACGCTGCGCGAGCACATCGTGAACCACGACGTGGTCAAGGACCGCGAACTGGAGCGCCTACTGCGCGAGATCAACAAGGAACTCGCCGTGTGGATGCAGACCGCCGGCCCTCGGTCGACGGTGACGGCCGAACTCATGCCGGGCACCCTCGAACTCGAGCACCTACGCGAACGCTTCTACGACCCCGGCGCGCACAAGGCGCCGCCGCCCCTCGAGGACGTGTCGGCGTTCGCTCCCGAACCGCCGAGCCTGGACGCCATGCGCACCCAGGGCGGCCCGCTGCTCGAGGAACTGCGCGACGCCATGGTGACCGCGTTCACCGACCGGGGTGCGGCTTCCGTGGGTGAGGCCTTCAACAGCCTGGAGCCGGAAATGCGCCGGCCGGTCGAGATCCTGGGGCTGATGCAGATCGCCACCCAGGTCGACGCCGTGCGGCACACCGATGCCGCGGATGCGCTGACCGAGGACTTCGAAACCGTGCGTCCCGACGGCACCCGGCGCACCTTCCGAGTTCCCCGGATCACGCTCACCGACGACGCCACCGCGGCCCTGGCCGCCCTGAACTATGGACCTGATCATGACTGACGACGTGACCGACGTGACCGAGCCGACCAAGCAGGACGACATGGCAGAGCCGACGGGGGACCGCACCATGCACTCCCCGGCCGATGAGGACGGATCCGAGAGCTTCTCGCTCTTCGAGGGCGACGAGGGCGGCCTCGCGGTGGAGCAGCGCCGCACTCTCGTGCTGCTGCTCAAGCATCGCTACATCTCCGCTGCGCTGCAGCCCGCCGAATGGCGCACCCTGCTCGCCTCCCAG
It encodes the following:
- a CDS encoding DUF3375 domain-containing protein encodes the protein MSDIAGELARVREAFDRPTLRLLDRKWAPFVLAVFKASFSRDRRSVQADRLHTQVDAYLADLRSIGSEVPGKNGRALCVQWMNDQWLYRETGEDDEEQYSLTSHALEALLLVDGLSRDRALISESRLTTIVDTVRHRATQANPDRDERIRRLDLEIAEKAAERDRLAAGGEIAAASNDQMHEGYANLIDLITQLPSDFKRVEESVAGMHRQIVNDFRAEERPISEVLDEYLSKTDALMSSTAEGRAFEGAFVLLRNDDLLSELKNDLESILLHPFALELSAADRRSFMGTVSLIRKGVDDVLTQRNGLTTTLREHIVNHDVVKDRELERLLREINKELAVWMQTAGPRSTVTAELMPGTLELEHLRERFYDPGAHKAPPPLEDVSAFAPEPPSLDAMRTQGGPLLEELRDAMVTAFTDRGAASVGEAFNSLEPEMRRPVEILGLMQIATQVDAVRHTDAADALTEDFETVRPDGTRRTFRVPRITLTDDATAALAALNYGPDHD